A single Deltaproteobacteria bacterium DNA region contains:
- a CDS encoding prepilin-type N-terminal cleavage/methylation domain-containing protein, translating into MKKNRSSGFSLLELIIVMALIGILAAIVSNRYLNYVEEARVAKATADIRVIESEIYVYKMKTGELPESLGSVKRSAFKDPWGHYYCYMKIGDDKDSKGKARKDGFLVPINSDFDLYSSGRDGRSVSSLRAKGSRDDIVRAFNGGYVGPASKI; encoded by the coding sequence ATGAAAAAAAACCGCTCCAGCGGCTTCTCGTTGCTCGAACTGATCATAGTGATGGCGCTCATAGGCATATTGGCGGCCATCGTGTCGAATCGATACTTGAACTATGTGGAGGAAGCCAGGGTAGCCAAAGCTACGGCCGACATACGGGTGATCGAATCCGAAATATATGTATACAAGATGAAAACGGGCGAGCTTCCGGAATCCCTCGGCTCCGTGAAGCGCTCGGCATTCAAGGATCCCTGGGGTCATTATTATTGTTATATGAAAATCGGCGACGACAAGGACTCCAAAGGCAAGGCTCGCAAGGACGGATTCCTTGTCCCAATCAACTCCGATTTCGATCTGTACAGTTCGGGTAGAGACGGCCGAAGTGTTTCTTCCTTGCGGGCAAAGGGCAGCAGAGACGACATCGTCCGGGCCTTTAACGGCGGCTACGTGGGCCCTGCATCGAAGATATAG